The window TGGGAAGAAACGAAAGGCCCCAGAGGAGATTTTGACTTTTCCGACCAAACGGAGGAAGTCCACCACTAATAAGTGTCGAGAGGGCAAAGAAAGAGTAAAATTGGAGGCTCAGGAGCCCAGGGACCGAAAAccagggacagtgaagaggtaCCGCAGCATCATGCCTAAACCCATCATCGTGGTGCCCTCTCTGGCCCCGCTCTCATCCCCGGCGGCCATCCTGCAGGCTCAGTCTCCGAAACGAGATGCCTTAGTAGATACCTTACTTTCAAACAAACATTTCGGCTCCAAGCCCAACGAGGGCCCCCCCGCTCGATCCGGCGCCGGCTACCGAAacctctcctccgccccccaacGGCCCTGGCACAGATGCCATGTATGTAATCACAACTTTCAGTTTAAGCACCATCTCCAGGACCACATGAACACCCACACAAACAGGCGCCCCCACAGTTGTCGCATGTGCCGCAAAGCCTACGTGCATTCTGGGAGCCTGAGCACTCACATGAAACTTCATCACGGCGAGAGCCGCCTCAAAAGGCTGGTCTGCTGCGAATTTTGTGCCAAGGTGTTTGGCCACATCAAAGTGTATTTTGGCCACCTGAAGGAAGTCCACCGAGTTGTCATCAGCACGGAGGCATCCTTCAGCGAATCACAGCATGGCGATACTTCAAAGACCAGAGACATGGGCGTCAAAGGGACCCAAGACTCAACAGGAAGGTGAGTGCTGATGGGCGGAACacaaaaatggaaaagaatgTCTTTCCTAATATTTAGCATCAATCACACTCGACAGTTTGACTATAGATTCTTTAGGCCCTCTTCTTGCTTCACACTTCTTTCCTAATATTTAGCATCAATCACACTCCACAGTTTGACCCAATATTCAGAGGGCAATCCTATAGATTCTTTAGGCCCTTTCCCTGCTTCACACTTGGTTCTGTACAGGACCTACACCAAAGATCACTGTAAAAGTCCAGATGACAGATCCCCAAAATCAAAAGTAAAGGCACACTGTCAAATCAGAGAAATCCTCAAAATCGAAACCAAGCTTTCTGAACAACCACTCTTGATCCAAAAGTCCTGGAGAGTATGACTGAAACACTGAGTTTTTACTCTTGGTTTTTTCCAGAACTGTTATATCAGATTTGGGGGGGGGTTTTTGATGATTTGTCAAAGAGCATTCAATATGTACTGATGGTGATGATCCTTGATCAGTGACTTTCACAGCCCCACTAAATCGGGGGACAAATCTCAATCACCctatcgtaattattgagcgtctactgtgggcagagcactgtacttagcacttgtgagagatcaatggaattagtagatacaatccttgccttcaaggaatttacaatctagtaggggagactgacatcaaaataaTGTACAAACAGGAGGAAGGTGGCAAGGAAGGATGTGACTACTGTTTTATCCTTAAATAGTAGGGTATGTGAGATACACACAAGTGATTCAGGAGATTCTGAGTACTTAAGTGTTCGGGTGGCCCAAGTGTAGCGGAGGTGTAATCTGGAGAGATGAAAAGTgtattggggaaggtctcctggaagagatgggatgatttcagaaggacttcaaatttgacagaccacagctctcctcattttaaaaaaggagagagttccatgcaggagggggagggcatgACCAAGAAGTAAAGGGGAATCTCCAGGGAAGGTCCAGTTTcagtttattactattattattattactactaataacaataactgtggtatttaagtgcttgttctgctcccaaacattgtattaagcactggggaagagaataTGTGCagattagacacattctctgtcccacatggggctcacagtctaagtaggtattttatagatggggaaactgaagcacagaaaagttatattaaggtcacacagcaggcagatggccaAGCTGGGGCTAGATCTTAGGCCCTCTggtcctagtcccatgctctgtccactaggccacaccgcttctcagtttAGGAACTGATCCATTTCTAATATGGCTCTAATAAAGTTAGTTGACTCTCTACAACTAGGTGTGTCATAAGTCTGAGGACAGCTTGGGTATAGCTCAGCCATTTCACAAGTATCTTTATCCAGCAGAAATTCTATTTGGCCAGCAAAATTTGCATTGACCACTCCTCTGGGATCAGACATTTCAGCAGCAAATACCTCTGCCCTGTGCCCATATCATTTTCGGCGCTCTCTAACTGCTCTCCATATCTCTAGTTTAAGAGTAGAGTCTGTCCACCATTGATACTTGGAATTCCTCTATGAGCCTAGATTACCCAAAAAAAGCAAGGAAAGCAGCTAAGCTGACTCAGCTGTCCTTGGCCCAATGTGGACTGGTCTCCCCTTCAGGAAACTTTTCCTGTTTGATTTCAGAACCAGGCCAAAGGAGCCCATATTTTCCATAATGACTGTTAGCAATAGCCAATGTGCTTTCTGCAATGGAGCAGTGACTGTTAGAGATTCTCAGAGTAGCAGGAAGTTAGTTTGGTTCAGTTTAACACTCGTGAATCAGAGCAAAACCCAACTTTTGGCAATTTTCCTATCTTCCGGGATACTACAGGGATGCTTTGTTTCTGGTTATTCAAATTTGAACAATTTATTTTGGAACAACAGAAAGGCTTCCCCTATTACTTAAGCCACATTACACCTTTGTCTGTGATAACTAAGAAAAAGAATTATCCCTTGTCCTCCACTAGCACATTTTCCACAGTGCTAAGCAGTAAAATCTATTCCTCCCGAGTTTATCGAGCTTTCAAGCTTTCTCTGTAAGGTCTGTCTCTGAATTTGCTCCCTCGAATCAATGGTTGAATTCACCTGGGTTGTTAAAATCAGAAGTCAAAAGGAATCCAATGTTCAAGGACACAGTAGTCCATGGAGAGGAGGCCCCACGCTGGCTCCGGATCCGGTAAACCGGACGGTGTTCCATAGATTTGACTTTTCTGGCAGTTACTTACTTAGTCCAAGTCAGTTTCAGAACATCAGACCTGAGTGAGCCCACGGGCTCCTCTGGGCCCCTTGGCTCCCGGGGTACTCATGTACTCAATGGACCTTGGCACTAGGAGAAATTGAGTTGTTCCAAAAGGGAGTCATTTGCTGTTTCTCCCAAGACAGACTTTTATCTGTCCCCGTCTATTTTCCATCCCGCATTACTACGGCCTACTCTGTTACTTCTCCATCACTCTGCCGCTCCCCGCAGTTCACGCGCCAAGAACTTAGGGATCACAGGTGGGCTAGGCTGGGTGAGGGTTTGTTTACCTTAAAGGAGGCTATGGCCAGGGGCCTTTTTACCTGGAGTCCACCGTTTCTCTCCTAGGGAAAACAGATCCAGCCTAGAAGAAGACCTCTTCCCAAATCAAGCAGAAGAAGTCAAGTTGCAGATCAAGTGCGGCCGCTGCCAGATCACCACCCAGTCCTTCGCCGAGATGAAGTTCCACCTGCTCTGCGTTCACGGAGAGGAAATCCAAGGTCGGCTGGCGGAGGGGGTGCCGGCGGGGTGCCCGGGGACTCAGGAGGAGCTGGTCAAGCACGCGGCACAGTACTGGAAGGAGCGCCAGGAGAGGAGAAGCCTGCCCAAGCGCGGGCCCCCAGAGGAAGGGTCAGCCTccacagggcccaaactgaagagGCAGATCtacccacagcagcagcagcagaacttAGACCTGCCGACGAACCCTGGCGGCCACCCATCGAGAACCGGGGAGCCGGCCGGGGTCCCGCAGAACCTGAGCAACGGCACCCCAAATAAGATCCAGGTTTGGTCCTCCTCTGGTCttcactgcctgctgtgtaaacagATTCTTGGAAGCCAGGAAGAGCTTTTCCTTCACTGGCAGCAACAGCATAACTGTGAAAATCCTTCTACCCTCTGGACTATTTTAAATGCATTCTCTACTCAAGGAGTAACTGAACTTGCTAAAAACCCTGAAAATGGAAAAGCTGAAAACAGTGACCAGAGACAgttttgctcttcctccactccccaacCTTAAGCATTGATCTGGTGTCTCCATCACAAAAGTCCAACAAGCTAAAAACTCATTTTCTTTCAGTAATCAAAGACACTGTTTGGACCTAGCTTAGACTTGTTTTACGGCATGGGTATATTTATGGTTAGGTGCACCGTGGATTTTTTTGGATCGGTATGCAGAACTGTGGTGAAAATGCTAGCCGTAATATTCATGCCCTGTATTTTATCAGAACCAGAAAGTTGAGTGCTGGGCTGTGACAGTGAATAGCATTTATGACATCATTAGAGCATACACCTCAAAAGGGTCCTTTTTATCTAATCCTATTCAAATGCTGAAATGGTCTCTGCCCATTTCATGGCAAATCTGATCAATTTTTAGATTGAGCATTTAATTTTAATCTCAAAGGAAGCTCTGGGTTTTATGGTATATATTGATACACTTTGAATTATAGAGTTTGTTTCCAACGTCAGTTCGGGAGCCTCTCTATTGAAGGTAGTTATCTGCCCTCCCAAATTCCTGGCAGCACAGATTTTTTCTTAGATAGGCATTCAAATGAAGAAAACCTATTTTCTTAAATGCTCACTGCCTGGAAGATTACTTGCTGGCATATCTACAAAAAGTCAACTGCATCTTCAAAGAAATCCTTCAGTACTTCAGCTGATAAAGACCAGTTTTCTTTATAAGAAATTATTTCCAAGCAGCCCCTGTGGCTCAAATATTTATAGCCTGTGACATAAAAGCGCTAGTTCAAGCCAGAAGCCTAGGTGTTTCCGATGCTCTACCCGGTCCCCGAGCCCTGGCTCTGTTTAAAATGGCAACTGGAACCTTTTCCTGCATTGTCAGTGGCATGCAGTTTTACTCAGCAAGTCCAGATTTTCCTGGAAATTTGAAATCAAATGGTGTTCTGGGAAATTTTATAAAAATCTAAAATTTTTAAGTCGAACATTCTGGGTACAAAAATCACCTCCTACCTATCTTCTTGGAGTGTGAGAATGGTAGTAATGAAAGTTATTTAACTTATCTTCAGAGGAGCCAGAGCTCTTAAACTCAGGGTaaaagtgaccccccccccaacccaaggCCAAACACCCCCAACAGTGGTGGCCCCTAGCCAACCTCAATGTGCACGGAGGTCCCCGGGCCCGGTGGGCCAGTGTCCCCTCAGCCACCTGGACCATctaagaaaaagggagggagtgtgagcCTGCTTCCTGCCTGGGACTGTGGGTCCGCTTGCTTCAGACCTGCTTCAGAGAGTCTCTCCTAAACTCAACCGGAAAAGCCCTCTTGGACCAAATGAGGCTACGTTCTCAGAAGGCAGAAGGCGGGCAGACGGTCCCGGCTGCATAAACTGCTATGCCGGAACACAACCACAGCCGTTCTCAAAGTCTGCAGTGAAGACACATCCAGGAAAATTGCCTTCTGACCCTAAAAAGcatctttgatttttttaatgggggGTGAAAACCCAACATTAAAGAGAGTGTTGCTATTTCACATTTAAAGCGGGGTCAGAGTTCTTTTGTTCTAGCCTTCCGAGAATCGAACACATTAGTAAAATGATTATGAATAACACACTGTTCCATTCTGTGCATGTTGTCCCGCCCCTCCCTCGTGAAACAACCGTGCACTCTGAAAGGTGGCAGAGACTCTATGACTTTCTTTTAGGACCATTAGCTGGGGTGGGAGACAAGCAGAATGCCCAGCTTCCGCCAAAGGGTCCAAAATTAGAACCGGACAATCAAGTGTCGGAGGACTTTAGTCTACAATGGGCAAGGCCAAGACCTGGCCTTGGGAGCCAGCTCCTTGCCTCCCATGTCACTAATTCTCTCATGCCACTGGAGAGCACTGGCTGTATCGAAGCCACAACTCATTAAACAGGGGCATCCAGTCAGGCAGGCCCCGACAAACCGTCGAATGTCCAAGTGGTGTTCAGCGGGAGCTATTGGACGCCACTGTCACCTACCTCCAGGCTGTGGTCCAGTCTGGAAGCGGGAGCTAGGCCGCCGGTGTGGAGCGGAGACCCAAAGGGAAGGTGGTCCCCTTGCCTTTAAGCCTCTCTTGTCTGCTTCCACCTGCTGTGCCGGCCCTCTGGTTGCCTGGGTAAACTTGAACCACGAAAGGGTTACTCCGGCAGAATCTAGTTTACCCCCAGGGAGTGGCTTACTCACCTGGAAAGGCAAAGCCCTGCGACTTTAAGGGCTTCCAGTGAGAAGCCAGAACATTACTCACTGGATTCTCACAATCCTTGGGAAGATCAGAGTCAAAGCTAAATGCTTTCCCAGTTTCCCCTTAAGTATTCTAAATCTGACACCTTTGGTACGTTTTAGATTTTAACTCCCCCTGTCTTTGCCAAACGGGAACATTTGGAAGAGGCTTTTGTTTTCTAACTTTGTTCTCTGCTAAAAGACCAagtcttttttccccttcatttaaGAGGGTTATTTAAGAGTAACTACTTTGGTTTTTATAATAATcagactggtatttgttaagctcttactatatgccaagcactgttctaagcactgggatagatacagggtagtcaggttatcCCCACCCCGCCTTCCCTGGAAGGTCATGAACTGTAGGATCCAGGCTCCCAAGTCCCCAAGTTGTGTGGCTTTAAAAaaccattatggtacttgttaagcacttactatgggataaatacaagttaatcaggtcagacacagtccctgtc is drawn from Ornithorhynchus anatinus isolate Pmale09 chromosome 13, mOrnAna1.pri.v4, whole genome shotgun sequence and contains these coding sequences:
- the ZNF438 gene encoding zinc finger protein 438 isoform X2; this encodes MQNPLLVSPKDQDDLKFSPGTIKSGKSWQSKSQFRTIAPKIAPKVITSRVLSCHPTSVPEKANPVPTAHPKPLVMPPQNYALMQVAGQEGTFSLVALPQVTPALTTQPIQKPNMLPENPKLPIPRYQPTRNKKPAERKAVQNSSPSPCCKTPTKVQAAPATTSLPNPGSSIESSEQVVVIDQGPTEIPVAPLLGASRQAVAGPPLKNRPETANAAPLVTSSGPKEDSAKPDQENDLVKGNTDAGKPAIKPPAGKGEALREKAIESTKAVTVLSPAIFGNAVQLIPPAPKGKLPILPYARMKTSLFCKPKQSPILEGTAPSPWRGSDRDPAPPLLKGLNVSEKLLASSVAQASSQMGHESALGLAVKEEANLKKKSSGGTANRIGKKRKAPEEILTFPTKRRKSTTNKCREGKERVKLEAQEPRDRKPGTVKRYRSIMPKPIIVVPSLAPLSSPAAILQAQSPKRDALVDTLLSNKHFGSKPNEGPPARSGAGYRNLSSAPQRPWHRCHVCNHNFQFKHHLQDHMNTHTNRRPHSCRMCRKAYVHSGSLSTHMKLHHGESRLKRLVCCEFCAKVFGHIKVYFGHLKEVHRVVISTEASFSESQHGDTSKTRDMGVKGTQDSTGRENRSSLEEDLFPNQAEEVKLQIKCGRCQITTQSFAEMKFHLLCVHGEEIQGRLAEGVPAGCPGTQEELVKHAAQYWKERQERRSLPKRGPPEEGSASTGPKLKRQIYPQQQQQNLDLPTNPGGHPSRTGEPAGVPQNLSNGTPNKIQVWSSSGLHCLLCKQILGSQEELFLHWQQQHNCENPSTLWTILNAFSTQGVTELAKNPENGKAENSDQRQFCSSSTPQP
- the ZNF438 gene encoding zinc finger protein 438 isoform X1, whose amino-acid sequence is MQNPLLVSPKDQGGVFVESNPTEKQRGQHPLLAQPTQETCIGKTVSTDDLKFSPGTIKSGKSWQSKSQFRTIAPKIAPKVITSRVLSCHPTSVPEKANPVPTAHPKPLVMPPQNYALMQVAGQEGTFSLVALPQVTPALTTQPIQKPNMLPENPKLPIPRYQPTRNKKPAERKAVQNSSPSPCCKTPTKVQAAPATTSLPNPGSSIESSEQVVVIDQGPTEIPVAPLLGASRQAVAGPPLKNRPETANAAPLVTSSGPKEDSAKPDQENDLVKGNTDAGKPAIKPPAGKGEALREKAIESTKAVTVLSPAIFGNAVQLIPPAPKGKLPILPYARMKTSLFCKPKQSPILEGTAPSPWRGSDRDPAPPLLKGLNVSEKLLASSVAQASSQMGHESALGLAVKEEANLKKKSSGGTANRIGKKRKAPEEILTFPTKRRKSTTNKCREGKERVKLEAQEPRDRKPGTVKRYRSIMPKPIIVVPSLAPLSSPAAILQAQSPKRDALVDTLLSNKHFGSKPNEGPPARSGAGYRNLSSAPQRPWHRCHVCNHNFQFKHHLQDHMNTHTNRRPHSCRMCRKAYVHSGSLSTHMKLHHGESRLKRLVCCEFCAKVFGHIKVYFGHLKEVHRVVISTEASFSESQHGDTSKTRDMGVKGTQDSTGRENRSSLEEDLFPNQAEEVKLQIKCGRCQITTQSFAEMKFHLLCVHGEEIQGRLAEGVPAGCPGTQEELVKHAAQYWKERQERRSLPKRGPPEEGSASTGPKLKRQIYPQQQQQNLDLPTNPGGHPSRTGEPAGVPQNLSNGTPNKIQVWSSSGLHCLLCKQILGSQEELFLHWQQQHNCENPSTLWTILNAFSTQGVTELAKNPENGKAENSDQRQFCSSSTPQP